In Deinococcus irradiatisoli, the genomic stretch GCAGCGCCTCCAGACCGCCCTCGGCGCGCTGGAGCGGCTGTGGCAGGTCTGGGCCGGGTATCAGGCGACCACCACCGACGACCTCTCGCTGGCCGTCGACGAGTTCGGCGACGTGATCTGAGCGCTACAGCCCGAAGCGCCGGTAGAGGTGATCGACCTCGCGCAGGTACCACTCCAGGTTGAAAGCCTCTTCGAGCTGCTCCTCGCTCAGTGGATTTTCCGGATCGGCCCGCAGCAAATCGCGCAGGCCCTCGCCGCTTTCCCAGCTTTGCAGGGCGTTGCGCTGCACGATGGCGTAGGCGGCCTCGCGCCCCAGTCCGGCCTCGTCGATCAGGAGGTGCAGCACCCGCTGGCTGAACACCAGCCCGCCCAGGTCGTTGAGGTTTTTCAGCATCCGGTCGGGAAACACCACCAGGTTCTCCAGCACCCCGCTCAAACGGCGGGCGGCGTAGCTCGCCAGGCCGGTGGCGTCCGGCAGGATCACCCGCTCGGCGCTGGAATGGCTGATGTCGCGCTCGTGCCACAACGCCACGTTTTCCAGGGCGGTGACGAGGTAGCCGCGCAGCAGGCGGCTCATGCCGGTGACGTTCTCGGTGAGGATCGGGTTTTTCTTGTGCGGCATGCTGGAACTGCCTTTCTGCCCCTTGCCGAACGGCTCCATCGCCTCGCGCACCTCGCTGCGCTGAAGGTGACGGATCTCCACCGAGATCTTTTCCAGGGTGGTGCCGAAAATCGCCAGGGCCGCAAGCACCTCGGCGTGGCGGTCGCGCGCCAGCGTCTGGTTGGTGACGGGCGCCGGTTGCCAGCCCCAGGCCCGCGCCACCTGCTCCTCGACCTCGGGGCTGACGTGGGCATAGGTGCCCACTGACCCCGAGAGCATCACCACCCGCACCCGCTCGCGGGCGGCGCTGAGGCGCTCCAGATCGCGGTCCAGGGCCGTCATCCAGTTGAGGAACTTCAGCCCGAAGGTCATCGGCTCGGCGTGAATGCCGTGGGTGCGGCCAATCGTGGGGGTGTGCTTGTAGGTCACGGCCTGGGCGCGGCACACCCCGCGCAGCCGCTCCACGTCGGCGATGATGATGCCCAGCGCTTCGTCGAGCAGCAGGTTCTGGGCGGTGTCCACCACGTCGGTGCTGGTCAGGCCGTGGTGCACGAAGCGGGCCGCCTCGCCGTAGCGCTCGCTCAGGGCGGTGGTGAAGGCCACGATGTCGTGGCGGGTCACGTTCTCGATCTCGGCCACCCGCACCGCAAAAGCCTCGTCGAGCGGGTCGGCCTCCGTCAGCGCCGAGAGTTCAGCGTGGGCACCGGACGGC encodes the following:
- the purB gene encoding adenylosuccinate lyase, producing the protein MIDRYLTPEMKLLWSEANRYRAWLKVELGAMQAQGELGEVPSGAHAELSALTEADPLDEAFAVRVAEIENVTRHDIVAFTTALSERYGEAARFVHHGLTSTDVVDTAQNLLLDEALGIIIADVERLRGVCRAQAVTYKHTPTIGRTHGIHAEPMTFGLKFLNWMTALDRDLERLSAARERVRVVMLSGSVGTYAHVSPEVEEQVARAWGWQPAPVTNQTLARDRHAEVLAALAIFGTTLEKISVEIRHLQRSEVREAMEPFGKGQKGSSSMPHKKNPILTENVTGMSRLLRGYLVTALENVALWHERDISHSSAERVILPDATGLASYAARRLSGVLENLVVFPDRMLKNLNDLGGLVFSQRVLHLLIDEAGLGREAAYAIVQRNALQSWESGEGLRDLLRADPENPLSEEQLEEAFNLEWYLREVDHLYRRFGL